The Thermogemmatispora onikobensis genome has a window encoding:
- a CDS encoding acyl-CoA dehydrogenase family protein — translation MSTTMKPTESGTAFLLTPVSESADKIFTLEQIDDEQRWIAESAATFVMREVLPKLEAVEHQEPGVMPSLVKKAGEQGLLMIDIPEQYGGAELGLLTSAVVASSIHEASFSV, via the coding sequence ATGTCTACGACGATGAAGCCCACAGAGAGCGGAACGGCCTTCCTGCTGACTCCGGTCAGCGAGAGCGCCGACAAAATATTCACCCTGGAGCAGATTGACGACGAGCAGCGCTGGATCGCCGAATCGGCGGCCACCTTTGTCATGCGCGAAGTCCTACCCAAGCTAGAGGCTGTTGAACACCAGGAGCCGGGCGTCATGCCCTCACTTGTCAAAAAGGCCGGCGAGCAGGGCCTGCTCATGATTGACATCCCGGAGCAATATGGTGGGGCCGAACTGGGTCTGCTCACCAGCGCCGTCGTCGCCTCCTCCATTCACGAAGCCTCGTTCAGCGT